ACGAGCGGCTGCCCGGCGTCCCGCAGGTCGCCTGCTTCGACACCGGCTTCCATCGCGACATGCCGGAGCTCTCCGAGCTGGTGCCGCTGCCCGCTGAGATCCGCGGCGCCGGAGTGCAGCGCTACGGCTTCCACGGATTGTCCTACGAGTACATCGCCTCGGTGCTCCCAGAGACGGCGCCGGAGATCGCCGACGAGCGCGTAATCGTGGCGCACCTTGGAAGCGGCGCCAGCCTCTGCGCCATGAAGAGCCGCAAGAGCATCGACACCACGCTCGGCTTCACCGCGCTCGACGGGCTGTGCATGGGAACGCGTCCCGGATCCGTCGACCCGGGCGTGATCCTGCACCTCTTCCAGGGCCTGAAGCTGCGCGCCGAAGAGGTCGAGGCGATCCTCTACAAGAAGTCGGGTCTTCTGGGGATTTCGGGGATCAGCAACGACATGCGGGAGCTGCTCGCCAGCGACGCGGCGGAAGCGCGTCTCGCCATCGACTACTTCGTCTACCGCGCCGCCAAGGAGATCGGGGCGCTCGCCGCCGTCTTGCAGGGACTGGATGGATTGGTCTTCACAGCCGGCATCGGCGAGAACTCAGCCGAGATCCGGCGGCGCATCTGCGAGGCTTCCGCCTGGCTCGGCATCGAAATCGATGAGCAGGCCAACGAGCGCGGCGCCGACCGCATCTCGAAGCCCGGCAGCCGACCTTCCGCCTGGGTCATCCCCACCAACGAAGAGCTGATGATCGCCCGCCACACCGCCTCCCTCCTGGGTCTGCCCGGCAAGATCGAATAGGCAGGCCGGTGCTCCATGTCCGCCGTACGCCCCTGCCGCTACCAAAGGACCAGGAGCCCTATGAGCGCGATCAACATGCCTGCCGGCGTCAGGTAATACGACATCTTCAGCAAATTCCGATTCGCGGTCCCACGGTCGGTTCCAGGCACGCCCTTCGCCTCTCGGTCAAGTGCGCGACGCGCACGAGGCACCGCGGCGACCAGCAGGTTCGCCACGATCATGGCGGGGCCCAACCATGCGAAAAGTGCACCAATCGCCATGAAGACGCCACCCGCCGTATCCGGCAGAATCCGAAAATTGTCGGCCTCGTGGATCAGCCTGTAGAGGTTGCCAAGTACCACGATCGAACCGATTATCAGCAAGAACCATGGCACCAGGTAACATGGGATCAACAGGAGGTTCCACGGGCTCCGTCGTCGACCTGCGCGAGCTCGTGCATTTGTAATGTAACCCATCGTCCTAGCGGTTGATGTGCGTCAGAGCGTAACGGAGAGGCCCCGCAGAAGCCTTGATTAGGCCATCGAACGGGCCATCCATTTCCAACACCAGGAACAGGGCGCTGCTGACGGATGCGGCGCACACGAACAGGATCGCGAGGACCGTGAAGTTCCGTGGCGCATACAATCCGAAGCTGGTGAAGGTGATGGTGAGCCAGAAAAGAAGGATGCCAAGGAACGGCAAGGGGACCGTCTCGCCGCCGACGAGCATGAACCACCGGGTCTGCAATATCGATTCGACAAGCTCCAGAGCACGCGTCTTCAGCGCGCGCTGGGAATCGTCGTGTGGATCGAGAGCACGGATCGGCTGCACGAGGTCCTCCGCCGTCATCTCTGTTCCGCCTTTTGTCGGATCCAGGGCCTCGCCCCCGCCCTCCTCCTGCCAAATCTCCTGGAGCTTGGCTCTGACCAATTGCTGTAGCTCACTGCGTATCCCGCCGGTCTCGGGCCCGTAGCGCGCCAGTAACCGGTCAAGGGACAGGATGTTGGCGGAAGTTTGCTTCACCGCCGTATTGACCGCATCGAAGGAGCTCTTCGCGGAAGCCGTGACCAGGCCGAGAACAAGTGCCGTCATCGTCGCGATAAAGCCGATTCCTACCTTGACCGTGTCTCTCGACTCGGCATCGAGGTGATGCCGTGGCAGGACGTTGCGCAGCCACATCCCGAGGAGCACCCCTCCGAACACACAAGCGAAGACCATGAGCCCCACCTGAATAGGATTCATGGTCAGTGGGATGATCCGAGAGACTCCAGATGAGATGCGAAGACCTCGTTGAACAGCACGCCTGGCCGGCAGCTACGCAAGCGGGTGACCGCGTCGGTGCCCGGAACTCCGAGGCGCACCAGAATCAGGCCGGCCACCAGGGCCGAGCGGTTATAGCCCATGCCGCAGTGCGAGAGGACGCGGTGGCCGGACCGGATCAGCCCTGCAGCCATGTCCGCGACGGCATTGAGTTTGTCGAGGTTCGGCAGCTCTTCGTCGAAGATCGGGAAGTAAATGTACAGGATGTGGTTGTGCACGTTCGGGATGCATTGATCCAGGCCGCCCTCGAGGTCGATCACCGTGTCGATGCCGCGGGCTTCCAGGGGAGCCCATTCCGTGAGGGCAGGCGAGAAAAAGAGAAACCCGGCATCGTCTGCCTGAAAGAGCTCAACAGCCATCGCGTCACCCCCTGTCGCTTTTCCATCGCCGTCGTGCCCGACATTCATTGTCGGCACGGCTCGTCGCTTCAGCCCAGATGTATAGAGAAGGATAATTCTACCTGAACCGCCCGCAGGATTGCCTTCAGGAATCGCAGGACCGCATGGCTGGATGCCGATGGTCCTAACGTCGTTCCGATTCCGGCACGCGCCTTGACGTGCGCCGTTGGCCCTCGACGAAAAGCGCCCAGAATCCTTTCCGATCGCCTCCCTTGACCGTTGCGATGATGCGATCCAGTGCGCTGCGCAGGCGCTCGAGGGCCTGCAGCGAATGGGGGTTCCCGGCTTGAATCTCGTAATAGACCTCGGGGCTCTCCCGCACGACGGTCGCGGCAAGCCGTTCCAGAGCCTGGAAGGTGGTGCTGCGCACGGGGGGCTCGGCCTCCGGCAGGGAGAGCGCGAAGGCGATGGCGGCGGCGTGCGCGAGGCTGAGCAGCTCTGCCATGAGCCGGTCGTGATCGGCGAGCGGCAGGCGCAGGAGGTGGGCCGTCGTCGGCTGGAAGAGTCTTTCGACGGTCGAGGTCGCCTGCGCATCGCCGGTGTCGCAGATGACGACGTCGCAATCGCGCAGCAGGACCGTGGAGGGGCCGAACATGGGGTGGATCGAAGCGACCCGGCCGCCGGCATCCTGAAGGGCACGGATGGCATCCATGAGCGGCGTCTTGATGCTGGCGATATCGACCACCACCCCCGCCAGCGGCCTGCTGGACCAATCCAGGTACAAATCCGCGGTGGCGGTGGGCGGCGTGGAACAGACGATCAGCTCCGCCGACTGCAGGGCTTGCCGAGCCGAGGCTCCTTCGTCAGGCGGCGCCAGGGGATCGAGGGAGACGGTGGTGTAACCCTGGGCCGTCAGAAAGCGGCTCACCCACCGGCCCATGCGGCCGGCGCCGCCGACCACCACCGCGCTCTTCCCCGCACCGACCCCTGCAACACGCAGACTGTCTTCCTCCTGCGCTGAAACCGAGGCACTGATGAGCCCGGCGAAGAGATCCTCGGCCACGCGAGGGTCGAGGCCGCGTTCCCGCGCCGCGACTCGGGCGCGTTCCAGGACCACCTTCTCCTGAGCGTAATCCACCGTGGCCAGATTCTGGCGGCGCTTGAGCTCCCCCATCTCCCTGGCAAGCTCCACCCGCTCCGCGGCTCGCGCCACCAGCTCCAGATCGAGCGAGGCTATGCGC
Above is a window of Candidatus Polarisedimenticolia bacterium DNA encoding:
- a CDS encoding acetate/propionate family kinase, yielding MLVLNAGSSSLKFRLYRRTSPQAWSLQARGQIEGIGRSPHFSIKDGAGSTLADEPLDGAVSDARGALEKLAAWLRSHNPGARLAAVGHRVVHGGTRFAAPIVVTPQVLLALRQLDPLAPLHQPYNLAAIEAVHERLPGVPQVACFDTGFHRDMPELSELVPLPAEIRGAGVQRYGFHGLSYEYIASVLPETAPEIADERVIVAHLGSGASLCAMKSRKSIDTTLGFTALDGLCMGTRPGSVDPGVILHLFQGLKLRAEEVEAILYKKSGLLGISGISNDMRELLASDAAEARLAIDYFVYRAAKEIGALAAVLQGLDGLVFTAGIGENSAEIRRRICEASAWLGIEIDEQANERGADRISKPGSRPSAWVIPTNEELMIARHTASLLGLPGKIE
- a CDS encoding dual specificity protein phosphatase family protein produces the protein MNVGHDGDGKATGGDAMAVELFQADDAGFLFFSPALTEWAPLEARGIDTVIDLEGGLDQCIPNVHNHILYIYFPIFDEELPNLDKLNAVADMAAGLIRSGHRVLSHCGMGYNRSALVAGLILVRLGVPGTDAVTRLRSCRPGVLFNEVFASHLESLGSSH
- a CDS encoding prephenate dehydrogenase/arogenate dehydrogenase family protein; the protein is MAEKNLDSLRERIASLDLELVARAAERVELAREMGELKRRQNLATVDYAQEKVVLERARVAARERGLDPRVAEDLFAGLISASVSAQEEDSLRVAGVGAGKSAVVVGGAGRMGRWVSRFLTAQGYTTVSLDPLAPPDEGASARQALQSAELIVCSTPPTATADLYLDWSSRPLAGVVVDIASIKTPLMDAIRALQDAGGRVASIHPMFGPSTVLLRDCDVVICDTGDAQATSTVERLFQPTTAHLLRLPLADHDRLMAELLSLAHAAAIAFALSLPEAEPPVRSTTFQALERLAATVVRESPEVYYEIQAGNPHSLQALERLRSALDRIIATVKGGDRKGFWALFVEGQRRTSRRVPESERR